One window from the genome of Microbacterium sulfonylureivorans encodes:
- a CDS encoding reverse transcriptase-like protein, whose translation MTRRLVVEADGGSRGNPGVAAGGAVVIDPESDTVLSEVGVYMGIATNNVAEYAGMIAGLEVAFERHPDAAVLVRMDSKLVVEQMSGRWKVSHPDMQALARRARTLIGGRDVAFEWVPRLSNSRADAAANESMDRRESFRRDLDSGPA comes from the coding sequence ATGACCCGACGCCTCGTCGTCGAGGCCGACGGAGGCTCGCGCGGGAATCCGGGAGTCGCCGCGGGCGGAGCGGTGGTCATCGACCCCGAGTCCGACACCGTGCTGAGCGAAGTCGGCGTCTACATGGGAATCGCCACGAACAACGTCGCCGAGTACGCCGGCATGATCGCCGGACTCGAGGTCGCGTTCGAGCGCCACCCCGACGCGGCGGTGCTGGTCCGGATGGACTCGAAGCTCGTCGTCGAGCAGATGTCCGGGCGGTGGAAGGTCTCGCATCCCGACATGCAGGCGCTCGCGCGTCGGGCGAGGACGCTGATCGGCGGACGCGATGTCGCGTTCGAGTGGGTCCCGCGGCTGTCCAACAGCAGAGCGGATGCCGCAGCCAACGAGTCGATGGACCGCAGAGAGAGCTTCCGCCGTGACCTCGACAGCGGACCTGCCTGA
- a CDS encoding bifunctional 3'-5' exonuclease/DNA polymerase gives MTSTADLPDPPAWIVLGRTDDGVVAVLLDDAGSEVDRHEMARPALPDWAAGHEASAAPRWVWNDAPQWYPPLLAAGVRIARCHDLRLCHAILRASELVDSGAAVRESRGWDAAPHVEAPAVAPTLFDFDGPDTPTGPPHDIEEVLAEFSRQRAAVAGSSDPSRLRLLTAAESAGALIAEELRAAGLPWDASEHDRILVETLGERPPGGGQPAKLAAAASRVRDALGDPAASLDSQPKLLRSLHRVGVLVESTSRWELAEQKHPAIEPLLEYKKLARLLSANGWAWLDEWVDDGRFRPVFVPGGVVTGRWASSGGGALQLPRQLREAVRADPGWKLVVADVAQLEPRVLAAMSSDAALADAARGRDLYAGIVDSGAVATRQEAKIALLGAMYGATTGESGRLVPRLRRIYPRAMGLVDEAARTGEDGGVVSTWLGRTSPPPSEAWTVAQSRATEAEASGAEETRARRWARDRGRFTRNFVVQGTAAEWALVWMADLRARLQALPPVPDTGAARRSGPVFGRRAHLAFFLHDEVIVHAPAEQAEIAARAVTDAAATAGRLLFGDFPLDFALDVHIADTALKE, from the coding sequence GTGACCTCGACAGCGGACCTGCCTGACCCGCCGGCCTGGATCGTCCTCGGCCGGACGGACGACGGGGTCGTCGCCGTCCTCCTGGACGATGCCGGGTCGGAGGTCGATCGGCACGAGATGGCGCGTCCCGCGCTGCCGGACTGGGCGGCAGGGCACGAGGCATCCGCCGCTCCGCGCTGGGTGTGGAACGACGCGCCGCAGTGGTACCCACCGCTCCTCGCGGCCGGCGTCCGCATCGCGCGCTGTCACGATCTGCGGCTCTGCCATGCGATCCTCCGCGCGTCCGAGCTGGTCGACTCCGGCGCAGCGGTGCGGGAATCGCGCGGATGGGATGCCGCCCCTCATGTCGAGGCTCCCGCGGTCGCGCCGACGCTCTTCGACTTCGACGGTCCGGACACACCCACGGGCCCGCCTCACGACATCGAAGAGGTTCTCGCCGAGTTCTCTCGACAGCGCGCCGCCGTGGCGGGTTCGTCCGACCCGTCCCGGCTCCGTCTGCTCACCGCCGCGGAGTCGGCGGGCGCCCTCATCGCCGAAGAGCTCCGAGCGGCCGGTCTGCCGTGGGACGCGTCGGAGCACGACCGGATCCTCGTCGAGACGCTGGGGGAGCGTCCGCCCGGCGGCGGACAGCCGGCGAAGCTCGCCGCAGCCGCTTCACGCGTACGTGATGCCCTGGGAGATCCGGCCGCGAGCCTCGATTCGCAGCCCAAGCTGCTGCGTTCGCTGCACCGCGTCGGCGTGCTGGTCGAGTCGACCAGTCGCTGGGAGCTCGCGGAGCAGAAGCATCCGGCGATCGAGCCGCTCCTCGAATACAAGAAGCTGGCCCGGCTGCTGTCGGCGAACGGATGGGCCTGGCTGGACGAGTGGGTGGACGACGGGCGGTTCCGCCCCGTGTTCGTTCCCGGCGGGGTCGTGACGGGGCGCTGGGCATCGTCCGGCGGGGGAGCCCTGCAGCTCCCGCGGCAGCTCCGTGAAGCCGTGAGGGCGGACCCGGGCTGGAAGCTCGTGGTCGCCGACGTCGCCCAGCTCGAGCCTCGAGTGCTGGCCGCGATGTCCAGCGACGCCGCCCTCGCGGATGCCGCGCGGGGACGCGACCTCTACGCCGGGATCGTCGACAGCGGCGCGGTGGCCACGAGACAGGAGGCGAAGATCGCACTCCTCGGCGCGATGTACGGCGCGACGACGGGCGAGTCCGGTCGTCTGGTTCCGCGACTGCGGCGGATCTACCCCCGCGCGATGGGTCTCGTCGACGAGGCTGCGCGCACGGGCGAGGACGGCGGCGTCGTCTCGACCTGGCTCGGACGCACGTCACCCCCGCCTTCGGAGGCGTGGACGGTCGCGCAGTCGCGGGCGACCGAGGCCGAGGCATCCGGAGCCGAGGAGACCCGCGCCCGCCGCTGGGCCCGCGACCGCGGTCGCTTCACCCGCAACTTCGTGGTGCAGGGAACCGCTGCAGAGTGGGCGCTGGTGTGGATGGCCGACCTTCGCGCCCGGCTGCAGGCGCTGCCCCCAGTGCCCGATACCGGCGCCGCACGGCGATCGGGGCCGGTATTCGGACGCCGGGCGCATCTCGCCTTCTTCCTGCACGACGAGGTCATCGTGCATGCTCCGGCCGAACAGGCCGAGATCGCGGCGCGCGCGGTGACGGATGCCGCGGCCACCGCGGGGCGCCTGCTGTTCGGCGACTTCCCGCTCGACTTCGCGCTCGACGTCCACATCGCCGACACCGCCCTGAAGGAGTGA
- a CDS encoding DUF4012 domain-containing protein: protein MSSSPDAERSGLSRRKVLLVVGAIVLLLVAAAAWVGVRALLVKDQLEAIVPIAAELQAAADARDIDRITAALTDLDAHAEQADSLSGDPLWRVAEFTPWLGSNLAAARVVSSGVHGVSDAALPLMAAIRTAIEQPHESAGLDVDALNGIAEPLQQTSLALNEAQTELARIDPGVLVGPLASGVERLADVTAQGAPVLSSLASASQLLPSMLGREGERHVLVMLQNSAELRTGGGITGSFVLLRADNGAVEIVDQADGGSFPAQVEPIAPVPASTVELYGERVGRFVQNTSMPTEFGATAELANAWWATRSDIVPDAVLSVDIPAVRAMLSASEPVMLSDGSELTADNVIQRVLIDPYLSLDVEEQTAYQRELTGSLISGLFSQRIDFFSWAGALAEPIEQGRISLWSSHPDEQELIDAGPLAGPAARHVAAGSDSFAVYLNDATSGKMSSFLGVTLAAGSVECRPDGRSDVVVGVALTNNAPANAGEVFPWWLTGGGLEGVTPGNIAMNVTVAAPPGSFYGGALVDGVRTTTTDVEDEGFPSSAAVTTVAPGQTSVLEFRFVMDTDREVVPRLLHTPLIGVPETATLDASCD from the coding sequence GTGTCGAGCAGCCCTGACGCCGAACGGAGCGGACTCTCAAGGCGCAAGGTGCTGCTCGTCGTCGGGGCGATCGTGCTCCTGCTGGTCGCCGCGGCAGCATGGGTCGGCGTGCGCGCCCTTCTGGTCAAGGACCAGTTGGAAGCCATCGTGCCGATCGCAGCCGAGCTGCAGGCGGCTGCCGACGCACGTGACATCGACAGAATCACGGCAGCCCTCACCGACCTCGATGCCCACGCGGAGCAGGCGGACTCGTTGTCCGGGGATCCGCTCTGGCGGGTTGCCGAGTTCACACCGTGGCTGGGATCGAACCTCGCCGCCGCGAGAGTGGTGTCCTCCGGGGTGCACGGCGTCAGCGACGCCGCCCTCCCGCTGATGGCAGCGATCAGGACGGCGATCGAGCAGCCTCATGAATCGGCGGGGCTGGATGTCGACGCACTCAACGGAATCGCGGAGCCGCTCCAGCAGACGTCCCTCGCTCTCAATGAGGCGCAGACGGAGTTGGCGCGAATCGATCCTGGAGTTCTGGTCGGACCCCTTGCCTCGGGTGTGGAGCGCCTCGCCGACGTCACGGCGCAGGGAGCACCGGTGCTCTCTTCGCTGGCGTCTGCGTCGCAGCTGCTTCCGTCGATGCTCGGCCGCGAGGGCGAGCGGCACGTGCTGGTCATGCTCCAGAACAGCGCCGAACTTCGCACCGGCGGTGGCATCACGGGATCCTTCGTGCTGCTCCGCGCAGACAACGGTGCCGTCGAGATCGTCGACCAGGCCGACGGCGGATCGTTCCCCGCCCAGGTGGAGCCGATTGCTCCCGTGCCGGCGTCGACGGTCGAACTGTACGGTGAGCGTGTCGGTCGCTTCGTGCAGAACACTTCGATGCCGACGGAGTTCGGAGCGACCGCAGAACTGGCGAACGCGTGGTGGGCCACCCGGTCGGACATCGTCCCCGATGCCGTCCTGTCCGTCGACATACCGGCAGTCCGCGCGATGCTCTCGGCGTCCGAGCCGGTCATGTTGAGCGACGGCAGCGAGCTCACAGCCGACAATGTCATCCAGCGGGTGCTGATCGACCCTTACCTGTCGCTCGACGTCGAAGAGCAGACGGCGTATCAGCGCGAGCTGACCGGCTCGCTGATATCCGGTCTGTTCTCGCAGAGGATCGACTTCTTCAGTTGGGCCGGGGCGCTGGCAGAACCGATCGAGCAGGGCCGCATCTCGCTCTGGAGCTCTCACCCCGATGAACAGGAACTCATCGACGCCGGCCCCCTCGCCGGTCCCGCGGCGCGCCACGTCGCTGCAGGATCAGATTCCTTTGCGGTGTATCTCAACGATGCCACGTCGGGCAAGATGAGCAGCTTCCTCGGTGTGACGCTGGCAGCGGGGAGTGTGGAGTGCCGCCCCGATGGCAGGAGCGACGTGGTCGTCGGCGTGGCCCTGACCAACAACGCGCCGGCGAATGCCGGGGAAGTGTTCCCCTGGTGGCTCACCGGCGGCGGACTCGAGGGGGTGACTCCCGGCAACATCGCCATGAATGTGACGGTTGCGGCGCCCCCCGGCTCGTTCTACGGCGGCGCGCTGGTCGACGGTGTGCGGACGACCACCACGGATGTCGAGGACGAAGGGTTCCCCTCCAGCGCGGCGGTCACGACCGTCGCGCCCGGGCAGACCAGCGTCCTCGAGTTCAGATTCGTGATGGACACCGACCGCGAGGTCGTCCCGCGTCTCCTGCACACCCCCCTCATCGGCGTCCCGGAGACTGCCACCCTCGATGCTTCCTGCGACTGA
- a CDS encoding amino acid permease translates to MSLLRTKSVEQSIADTDEPEFRLKKSLSALDLTVFGIGVVIGAGIFTLTGKAAHDVAGPAIVISFAVAAIACALAALCYAEFASTVPVAGSAYTFSYSSLGELFAWIIGWDLILEMFLGASVVAQGWSAYLGTLMSQLGMPIPEAIGYGGTVDLMAILLVVVLGALLTFGIKESLRVNMVLVGVKLFIVLFVIVAGIMFINPANWSPFIPEAAPRETASGLTQPLLQFLSGIEPTAFGVGGIFAGAALVFFAYIGFDVVATTAEETKNPQRDLPIGIIASLVICTLLYCAVALVVTGMVPYQDLDPAAALANAFVYHGADWMATLISAGAVAGLTTVVLTLMIGATRIIFAMSRDALLPVGLAKVHPRFRTPWVISIIVTAIIAVVAGFTPIGLLEEMVNIGTLSAFVLVAVGVIVLRRKRPDLPRSFRVPFSPWLPALSALICIYLMLNLTVETWLRFLIWLAVGFIIYFAYSRQRSKIGQPDYIEFELPRVVSHPHEEDDDQRS, encoded by the coding sequence ATGAGCCTTCTCCGCACGAAGTCCGTCGAGCAGTCGATCGCCGACACCGACGAACCGGAGTTCCGCCTCAAGAAATCCCTCAGCGCCCTCGACCTCACGGTCTTCGGCATCGGCGTCGTCATCGGCGCGGGCATCTTCACCCTCACCGGCAAGGCCGCGCACGATGTCGCCGGTCCGGCGATCGTCATCAGCTTCGCCGTCGCGGCTATCGCCTGCGCGCTCGCGGCGCTGTGCTACGCCGAGTTCGCCTCGACCGTCCCCGTCGCGGGCTCGGCCTACACGTTCTCGTACTCGTCGCTGGGCGAGCTCTTCGCCTGGATCATCGGCTGGGACCTCATCCTCGAGATGTTCCTCGGTGCCAGCGTGGTCGCGCAGGGGTGGAGCGCCTACCTCGGCACGCTCATGTCGCAGCTCGGGATGCCCATTCCCGAGGCCATCGGCTACGGCGGCACCGTCGACCTGATGGCGATCCTGCTGGTCGTCGTGCTCGGGGCGCTCCTGACCTTCGGGATCAAGGAATCGCTGCGCGTCAATATGGTGCTCGTCGGAGTGAAGCTCTTCATCGTCCTGTTCGTGATCGTCGCCGGGATCATGTTCATCAACCCGGCGAACTGGTCGCCGTTCATCCCGGAGGCGGCACCGCGCGAAACGGCCTCGGGCCTCACCCAGCCGCTGCTGCAGTTCCTCTCCGGAATCGAGCCGACCGCGTTCGGCGTAGGGGGGATCTTCGCGGGCGCCGCCCTCGTGTTCTTCGCGTACATCGGCTTCGACGTCGTCGCGACGACTGCCGAGGAGACCAAGAACCCGCAGCGCGACCTGCCCATCGGCATCATCGCGTCGCTCGTGATCTGCACCCTCCTCTACTGCGCGGTGGCGCTCGTCGTGACCGGCATGGTCCCCTATCAGGACCTCGACCCGGCCGCCGCGCTCGCCAACGCCTTCGTCTATCACGGCGCGGACTGGATGGCGACGCTCATCTCGGCCGGCGCGGTGGCCGGTCTCACCACCGTCGTTCTGACGCTGATGATCGGCGCGACCCGCATCATCTTCGCGATGTCGCGCGATGCGCTGCTGCCCGTCGGTCTCGCGAAGGTGCACCCCCGGTTCCGCACGCCCTGGGTGATCTCGATCATCGTGACCGCGATCATCGCGGTGGTGGCCGGGTTCACGCCGATCGGTCTCCTCGAGGAGATGGTCAACATCGGCACGCTGTCGGCGTTCGTGCTCGTGGCCGTCGGCGTGATCGTCCTCCGCCGCAAGCGGCCGGATCTGCCCCGCTCGTTCCGCGTGCCGTTCAGCCCCTGGCTGCCCGCCCTGTCGGCTCTGATCTGCATCTACCTGATGCTGAACCTCACGGTCGAGACCTGGCTGCGGTTCCTCATCTGGCTGGCGGTCGGCTTCATCATCTACTTCGCGTACTCGCGCCAGCGATCGAAGATCGGGCAGCCGGACTACATCGAGTTCGAGCTGCCGAGGGTCGTTTCGCATCCGCACGAGGAGGACGACGACCAGCGGTCCTGA
- a CDS encoding zinc ribbon domain-containing protein has protein sequence MNASPADQRRLVEVAELDARIRKADHARKNPPQAARVQELLTHRQALSQELTTRLGARDDLRIELSRIESDVAVVDARSARDAERLASSSNSKEAQGLESEIASLNRRKSDLEDAELEVMERLEQADAAVAEQEALIAETNAQGAELSAEAKRVVAEQTAAFDAASRDRAAVAGTVPADLLALYDKLAARSAGAALLRARTCEGCRMVLSGTDLNALRQAAEDAVVTCPECGAILVRTDESGL, from the coding sequence GTGAACGCCAGCCCCGCCGACCAGCGCCGCCTCGTCGAGGTCGCCGAGCTCGATGCCCGTATCCGCAAGGCCGACCATGCCCGCAAGAATCCGCCGCAGGCGGCGAGGGTGCAGGAGCTGCTCACCCACCGCCAGGCGCTGTCGCAGGAGCTGACGACACGCCTGGGCGCCCGCGACGACCTGCGCATCGAGCTGTCGCGCATCGAGTCCGACGTGGCGGTGGTTGATGCCCGCAGCGCGCGCGACGCCGAGCGACTCGCGTCGTCGAGCAACTCCAAGGAGGCCCAAGGCCTCGAGAGCGAGATCGCCTCGCTCAACCGCCGCAAGAGCGACCTGGAGGATGCCGAGCTCGAGGTCATGGAGCGCCTCGAGCAGGCCGATGCCGCCGTCGCCGAGCAGGAGGCGCTGATCGCCGAGACCAACGCGCAGGGCGCCGAGCTGAGCGCCGAGGCCAAGCGGGTCGTCGCCGAGCAGACGGCGGCGTTCGATGCGGCATCCCGTGACCGCGCCGCCGTCGCCGGCACGGTGCCGGCCGATCTGCTCGCCCTCTACGACAAGCTCGCGGCGCGGAGCGCGGGGGCGGCGCTGCTTCGCGCCCGCACGTGCGAGGGCTGCCGGATGGTCCTGTCGGGGACGGACCTGAACGCGCTGCGCCAGGCAGCCGAGGATGCCGTGGTGACCTGCCCCGAATGCGGAGCGATCCTGGTGCGCACCGACGAATCCGGGCTATGA
- the aceE gene encoding pyruvate dehydrogenase (acetyl-transferring), homodimeric type: MTVNDQDPYSQDPLDSDPDETSEWQESLQQLVQAKGHGRGREIMLSLLQTSHELQLNVPQIPTTDYINTIAPDNEPDFPGDEELERRYRRWLRWNAAITVHRAQRPGIGVGGHISTYASSASLYEVGFNHFFRGLDDPNGGDQVFIQGHASPGIYARSFLEGRLTEAQLDGFRQEKSKAPEGIPSYPHPRLMPEYWQFPTVSMGLGPINAIYQAMTNKYLTNRGVKDLSNSRVWAFLGDGEMDEVESRGQLQVAANEGLDNLTFVVNCNLQRLDGPVRGNGKIIQELESFFRGAGWNVIKVVWGSGWDELLAKDTDGALVHLMNTTPDGDFQTYRAEDGAFIREHFFGRDERTAALVKDWSDEDIWGKLRRGGLDYRKVYAAYKAASEHKGQPTVILAKTIKGYGLGHHFEGRNATHQMKKMTLQDLKYFRDSMRIPISDAQLDENPYLPPYYNPGGNDETIQYMLERRRALGGFLPERRTHHVGLQLPGDEAYALPKKGSGTQEIATTMAFVRLLKDLLRAKDFGHRIVPIIPDEARTFGMDAYFPTAKIYNPHGQNYTSVDRELLLAYKESPQGQIIHVGINEAGALAAFTATGTSYSTHGEPLIPVYVFYSMFGFQRTGDAQWAAGDQMARGFIIGATAGRTTLTGEGLQHADGHSHLLASTNPATIAYDPAYGYEIAHIVRSGIERMYGGNHPDPNVMYYMTVYNEPLVQPAEPEGVDVDGIVRGIHRISSPEGEGARAQILASGVGVPWALEAQQLLRDDWGVQADVWSVTSWNELRRDGLAADEHNFLHPDEHPHTAYVTEKLKDAAGPVVAVSDFMHAVQDQIRPWVPNRFVTLGADGFGFSDTRAAARRYFKIDGPSIVVRTLQALAADGVVDRGLAAQAIDKYRLHDVTAGTSGNAGGES, from the coding sequence GTGACTGTCAACGATCAGGATCCGTACTCGCAGGACCCCCTCGACAGCGATCCCGATGAGACCTCCGAGTGGCAGGAATCCCTCCAGCAGCTCGTGCAGGCGAAGGGCCACGGCCGTGGCCGGGAGATCATGCTCAGCCTTCTGCAGACCTCGCACGAGCTGCAGCTGAACGTGCCTCAGATCCCCACCACGGACTACATCAACACCATCGCGCCCGACAACGAGCCCGACTTCCCCGGCGACGAGGAGCTCGAACGCCGTTACCGCCGCTGGCTGCGGTGGAACGCGGCCATCACCGTGCACCGCGCGCAGCGACCGGGCATCGGCGTCGGCGGGCACATCTCGACCTACGCCTCGTCGGCCTCGCTGTACGAAGTCGGCTTCAACCACTTCTTCCGCGGCCTCGACGACCCGAACGGCGGCGACCAGGTCTTCATCCAGGGTCACGCGTCCCCGGGCATCTACGCGCGCTCGTTCCTCGAGGGCCGCCTGACCGAGGCGCAGCTGGACGGGTTCCGCCAGGAGAAGTCGAAGGCGCCCGAGGGAATCCCCTCGTACCCGCACCCCCGTCTGATGCCGGAGTACTGGCAGTTCCCGACGGTCTCGATGGGTCTGGGCCCGATCAACGCCATCTACCAGGCGATGACGAACAAGTACCTCACCAACCGCGGGGTCAAGGACCTCTCGAACTCGCGCGTGTGGGCCTTCCTGGGCGACGGCGAGATGGACGAGGTCGAGAGCCGCGGTCAGCTGCAGGTCGCGGCGAACGAGGGCCTCGACAACCTCACGTTCGTCGTCAACTGCAACCTCCAGCGGCTGGACGGCCCGGTACGAGGCAACGGCAAGATCATCCAGGAGCTCGAGAGCTTCTTCCGCGGAGCCGGCTGGAACGTCATCAAGGTCGTCTGGGGCAGCGGCTGGGACGAACTCCTCGCCAAGGACACCGACGGCGCGCTCGTGCACCTCATGAACACGACGCCCGACGGCGACTTCCAGACTTACCGCGCGGAGGACGGCGCCTTCATCCGCGAGCACTTCTTCGGGCGCGACGAGCGCACCGCGGCGCTCGTGAAGGACTGGTCCGACGAGGACATCTGGGGCAAGCTCCGCCGCGGCGGCCTGGACTACCGCAAGGTCTACGCCGCGTACAAGGCGGCGAGCGAGCACAAGGGCCAGCCCACCGTCATCCTCGCGAAGACGATCAAGGGGTACGGCCTCGGTCACCACTTCGAGGGCCGCAACGCGACCCACCAGATGAAGAAGATGACCCTGCAGGACCTCAAGTACTTCCGCGACTCTATGCGCATCCCGATCTCGGATGCCCAGCTCGACGAGAACCCGTATCTCCCGCCGTACTACAACCCCGGGGGCAACGACGAGACGATCCAGTACATGCTCGAGCGCCGCCGCGCGCTGGGCGGGTTCCTGCCCGAGCGGCGCACCCACCACGTCGGCCTGCAGCTGCCGGGCGACGAGGCGTACGCGCTGCCGAAGAAGGGCTCGGGCACGCAGGAGATCGCCACGACGATGGCGTTCGTCCGACTGCTGAAGGATCTGCTGCGGGCGAAGGACTTCGGTCACCGCATCGTGCCGATCATCCCCGACGAGGCGCGCACCTTCGGCATGGATGCGTACTTCCCGACGGCGAAGATCTACAACCCGCACGGCCAGAACTACACGTCGGTCGACCGTGAGCTGCTCCTCGCCTACAAGGAGAGCCCGCAGGGCCAGATCATCCACGTCGGCATCAACGAGGCCGGAGCCCTCGCGGCGTTCACGGCGACGGGCACCTCGTACTCGACGCACGGCGAGCCGCTCATCCCGGTCTACGTCTTCTACTCGATGTTCGGGTTCCAGCGCACCGGCGACGCCCAGTGGGCCGCCGGCGATCAGATGGCGCGAGGCTTCATCATCGGCGCCACCGCAGGACGCACCACGCTCACCGGTGAGGGCCTGCAGCACGCCGACGGCCACTCGCACCTGCTCGCGTCGACGAACCCCGCGACGATCGCATACGACCCGGCCTACGGCTACGAGATCGCCCACATCGTCCGTTCCGGCATCGAGCGGATGTACGGCGGCAACCATCCCGACCCGAACGTCATGTACTACATGACGGTCTACAACGAGCCGCTCGTGCAGCCGGCGGAGCCGGAGGGCGTGGACGTCGACGGCATCGTGCGCGGCATCCACCGCATCTCGTCGCCGGAGGGTGAAGGCGCTCGCGCGCAGATCCTCGCGTCGGGTGTCGGAGTGCCGTGGGCGCTCGAGGCGCAGCAGCTGCTCCGCGACGACTGGGGCGTGCAGGCCGACGTCTGGTCGGTGACCTCGTGGAACGAGCTCCGTCGCGACGGCCTGGCCGCCGACGAGCACAACTTCCTCCACCCCGACGAGCACCCCCACACCGCCTACGTCACCGAGAAGCTGAAGGACGCCGCCGGTCCGGTCGTCGCCGTGAGCGACTTCATGCACGCCGTGCAGGACCAGATCCGTCCCTGGGTGCCGAACCGCTTCGTCACCCTCGGCGCCGACGGCTTCGGGTTCTCCGACACGCGTGCCGCCGCCCGTCGCTACTTCAAGATCGACGGCCCGTCGATCGTCGTCCGCACGCTCCAGGCGCTCGCCGCCGACGGAGTGGTCGACCGCGGTCTCGCGGCGCAGGCGATCGACAAGTACCGTCTGCACGATGTGACGGCCGGGACGAGCGGGAACGCCGGCGGCGAGAGCTGA
- a CDS encoding LPXTG cell wall anchor domain-containing protein: MRKIVLSAFAIAAALILLPTAANAVTPGVQGGVLTSEDDDGYTPTQHQAPTLGGSTAVGECDRDVPWILYAVTLTDPDNQATSHTARLVLTDGVNSTTLELGELVDGELSGRVLWPGASVDDEGNATGWPGWAYVDGQWVEIDGNFGWTRGDITATIEVNPEVGVPLSYPPATPQCDTSPENSVVAGLLPATGLGQSLLPIGIVGGALAFGGIILLAVRRRHRAKG, translated from the coding sequence ATGCGCAAGATCGTGCTGTCCGCGTTCGCGATTGCAGCGGCGCTCATTCTTCTGCCGACGGCGGCGAACGCCGTCACGCCGGGAGTCCAAGGAGGTGTGCTGACGAGTGAAGACGACGACGGCTACACCCCGACGCAGCACCAGGCGCCGACCCTCGGTGGGTCGACGGCCGTCGGTGAATGCGATCGAGACGTCCCGTGGATCCTCTACGCCGTGACTCTCACCGACCCCGACAATCAGGCGACCAGCCACACGGCGCGACTGGTCTTGACCGACGGCGTCAACTCGACGACCCTCGAGCTCGGCGAACTCGTCGACGGCGAACTCAGCGGGCGCGTTCTCTGGCCCGGTGCTTCGGTCGACGATGAGGGCAACGCGACCGGCTGGCCCGGATGGGCGTACGTGGACGGACAGTGGGTCGAGATCGACGGCAACTTCGGTTGGACCCGCGGCGACATCACCGCGACGATCGAAGTCAACCCCGAGGTCGGCGTGCCGCTGTCCTACCCGCCCGCGACCCCCCAGTGCGACACTTCGCCGGAGAACTCGGTCGTCGCGGGTCTTCTGCCCGCGACCGGTCTCGGGCAGTCTCTCCTTCCGATCGGCATCGTCGGCGGTGCTCTCGCCTTCGGTGGAATCATCCTGCTCGCCGTGCGTCGGCGCCATCGCGCGAAGGGATAG
- a CDS encoding SPOR domain-containing protein, which yields MTSDSEKYWYNLKTGEVEKGFESPSVDRAGPFETPEEAAKAPEIMRQRSRAWAEDEARDDSWGGGATSGESGDDQ from the coding sequence GTGACGAGCGACAGCGAGAAGTACTGGTACAACCTCAAGACGGGCGAGGTCGAGAAGGGCTTCGAGTCGCCCTCGGTCGATCGCGCCGGGCCCTTCGAGACACCGGAGGAAGCCGCCAAGGCGCCTGAGATCATGCGCCAGCGATCGCGTGCCTGGGCCGAGGACGAAGCCCGCGACGACTCGTGGGGCGGTGGCGCAACGTCCGGTGAGTCCGGCGACGACCAGTAG
- the ppgK gene encoding polyphosphate--glucose phosphotransferase → MASQATRAVGVDIGGTGIKAGLVDLEHGRLLSDRIKVATPAGAEPKDVLTAVTEVLQTLGVTGEAIPLGVAFPAIVKNGRTLSAANVSDEWIGFEAEKFFEDGLGRDIHFANDADVAGIAEVRYGAAKGQAGLTILTTLGTGIGSALLYNGVLVPNSELGHVQRANHARDAEAYAAYSAMEREQLSWEQWAERLQWYYSHIEFLFSPDLFVVGGGVSKHSDQFLHLLEINTPIVPAVHRNNAGIIGAAALSLS, encoded by the coding sequence ATGGCATCTCAGGCGACACGCGCCGTCGGCGTGGACATCGGCGGCACCGGGATCAAGGCGGGACTCGTCGATCTCGAACATGGCCGGCTCCTGAGCGATCGCATCAAGGTCGCCACCCCGGCCGGCGCCGAGCCGAAGGATGTGCTGACGGCTGTCACGGAGGTCCTCCAGACCCTGGGCGTCACCGGTGAGGCGATTCCCCTCGGCGTCGCCTTCCCCGCGATCGTCAAGAACGGGCGGACGCTCTCGGCGGCGAACGTGTCCGACGAGTGGATCGGGTTCGAGGCCGAGAAGTTCTTCGAGGACGGGCTGGGACGCGACATCCACTTCGCCAACGACGCGGACGTCGCCGGCATCGCGGAGGTGCGCTACGGCGCGGCGAAGGGCCAGGCCGGCCTCACGATCCTCACGACTCTCGGCACGGGCATCGGCTCCGCGCTGCTCTACAACGGCGTGCTCGTCCCGAACTCGGAGCTGGGTCACGTCCAGCGGGCGAACCACGCGAGGGACGCCGAGGCGTACGCGGCCTACTCGGCGATGGAGCGCGAACAGCTCAGCTGGGAGCAGTGGGCCGAGCGCCTCCAGTGGTACTACAGCCACATCGAGTTCCTCTTCAGCCCCGACCTGTTCGTGGTGGGAGGCGGCGTCTCGAAGCACTCGGACCAGTTCCTGCATCTGCTCGAGATCAACACCCCCATCGTGCCGGCGGTGCACCGCAACAACGCAGGGATCATCGGGGCCGCAGCGCTGTCGCTCAGCTGA